In the Sarcophilus harrisii chromosome 1, mSarHar1.11, whole genome shotgun sequence genome, one interval contains:
- the LOC100930678 gene encoding beta-1,3-galactosyltransferase 2-like, producing the protein MRWSWSYLVLGALLGTACGVLLALLLEAKLGSLKPPELQLHLKSKSSLMPLISLAPDALNVPMERLSEQHLTPSVAVVKYPYSYPFLINHPDKCQGETAPFLLILVMTQPQDTEAREAIRTTWGEETIVPGVTIHRLFVLGLFPLHLHRHLQCQLEKENDENQDLLQVGFLDTYSNLTLKTLMGLEWVARYCQTAQYVLKVDGDVFLNPGFLVHQVLHPEGPPRPAFITGYIYKNRMPMRKPRHKWYMPREAFPGTIYPPYCAGAGYVMSGCLALKVLTVAQKIKAIYLEDVFVGLCLQSLKVKPTPSPVGIFQVFGREYKRCDFNQLAIVHPIKPVDLLWIWADFQKANTTCPPS; encoded by the coding sequence ATGAGGTGGTCATGGAGTTACCTGGTGCTGGGGGCTCTGCTGGGCACAGCCTGTGGAGTACTGCTGGCCCTGCTCCTGGAGGCTAAGCTGGGCTCCCTGAAACCTCCAGAACTCCAACTTCACCTTAAGTCCAAGAGCTCCCTGATGCCCCTGATCTCCTTGGCCCCAGATGCCCTCAATGTCCCCATGGAGAGACTCTCAGAACAACATTTGACCCCCAGTGTGGCAGTGGTGAAATATCCCTATTCTTACCCCTTCCTGATCAACCACCCAGACAAGTGTCAGGGTGAGACTGCCCCTTTCCTGCTTATATTGGTAATGACTCAGCCTCAGGACACCGAGGCCCGGGAGGCTATCCGGACCACCTGGGGGGAGGAGACCATTGTGCCTGGGGTGACCATCCATCGGCTCTTTGTGCTTGGTCTGTTCCCGTTGCACTTACACAGACACCTTCAGTGCCaactagagaaagagaatgatgaaAACCAAGACCTGCTCCAAGTGGGCTTCCTAGATACATACAGCAACCTGACTCTCAAGACCCTGATGGGGTTGGAGTGGGTGGCCCGCTACTGCCAGACTGCCCAGTATGTGCTCAAGGTGGATGGCGATGTATTCCTGAACCCTGGCTTCCTGGTGCATCAGGTGCTTCATCCTGAGGGGCCCCCGCGTCCAGCCTTCATCACTGGCTACATCTACAAGAACAGGATGCCCATGAGGAAGCCGCGCCACAAGTGGTACATGCCCCGAGAGGCATTCCCTGGAACCATCTACCCACCTTACTGCGCTGGGGCTGGTTACGTGATGTCTGGCTGCCTTGCCCTGAAAGTCCTGACTGTGGCCCAGAAAATCAAGGCAATCTATCTGGAGGATGTGTTTGTGGGGTTGTGTCTGCAGAGTCTGAAGGTGAAACCTACTCCCAGCCCTGTGGGTATCTTCCAGGTCTTTGGGAGGGAATATAAACGCTGTGATTTCAACCAGCTTGCAATCGTCCATCCCATCAAGCCTGTGGACCTACTCTGGATCTGGGCGGACTTTCAAAAAGCCAACACCACCTGCCCTCCCAGTTAG
- the ILF3 gene encoding interleukin enhancer-binding factor 3 isoform X3 produces MRPMRIFVNDDRHVMAKHSAVYPTQEELEAVQNMVSHTERALKAVSDWIDEQEKVSGEQPEPEAMDVVAEEENKEGGEQKTEHLTRTLRGVMRVGLVAKGLLLKGDLDLELVLLCKEKPTTALLDKVADNLGVQLAAITEDKYEIIQSIGEAAIVIKNTKEPPLSLTIHLTSPVVREEMEKLLAGETLSVNDPPDVLDRQKCLAALASLRHAKWFQARANGLKSCVIVIRVLRDLCTRVPTWAPLRGWPLELLCEKSIGTANRPMGAGEALRRVLECLASGIVMPDGSGIYDPCEKEATDAIGHLDRQQREDITQSAQHALRLAAFGQLHKVLGMDPLPSKMPKKPKNENPVDYTIQIPPSTTYAITPMKRPMEEDGEEKSPSKKKKKIQKKEEKTEPPQAMNALMRLNQLKPGLQYKLVSQTGPVHAPIFTMSVEVDGSSFEASGPSKKTAKLHVAVKVLQDMGLPTGAEGKESNKGEDSAEETEQKPVVVAPPPVVETVATPSAAFPSPDQTSENVKQQGPILTKHGKNPVMELNEKRRGLKYELISETGGSHDKRFVMEVEVDGQKFQGAGSNKKVAKAFAALTALEKLFPDAPVALEPNKKKRAPVPVRGGPKFAAKQHNPGFGMGGPMHNEVPPPPNIRGRGRGGNIRGRGRGRGGFGGANHGGYMNAGAGYGSYGYGGNSATAGYSDFFTDCYGYHDFGSS; encoded by the exons ATG CGGCCGATGCGTATTTTTGTGAATGATGACCGCCATGTGATGGCAAAGCACTCTGCTGTTTATCCAACTCAGGAAGAATTGGAAGCTGTTCAGAACATGGTATCCCATACAGAACGAGCACTTAAAGCTGTGTCTGATTGGATTGATGAACAGGAAAAAGTCAGTGGAGAGCAGCCTGAACCTGAGGCTATGGATGTGGtagctgaagaagaaaacaaggaaggggG GGAACAGAAGACTGAGCACTTAACCAGGACTCTGCGAGGAGTGATGCGGGTTGGCTTGGTAGCAAAGGGTCTCCTGCTCAAGGGGGATTTGGATCTGGAATTAGTCCTTTTGTGTAAGGAGAAACCCACAACTGCCCTTTTGGACAAAGTGGCGGACAACTTGGGAGTCCAGCTTGCT GCTATTACagaagacaaatatgaaataatccaatccattggtgaagcagcaattgtaataaaaaatacaaaagaacctCCATTGTCCTTGACCATTCATTTGACATCACCTGTTGtcagggaagaaatggaaaaactttTAGCTGGAG AAACGCTATCAGTCAACGACCCCCCGGACGTTCTGGACAGGCAGAAATGCCTTGCTGCCTTGGCGTCACTCCGACACGCCAAGTGGTTCCAG GCCAGAGCTAATGGGCTGAAGTCGTGTGTCATAGTCATCAGGGTTCTGAGAGACCTATGCACCCGTGTTCCTACTTGGGCTCCCCTTAGAGGATGG CCCCTGGAGCTTCTCTGTGAGAAGTCAATTGGAACAGCAAATCGACCAATGGGAGCTGGCGAGGCCCTCAGAAGAGTGTTGGAGTGCCTGGCATCTGGAATCGTTATGCCAG ATGGTTCTGGCATTTATGACCCTTGTGAAAAAGAAGCCACTGATGCTATTGGGCATCTAGACAGACAGCAACGGGAAGATATCACACAGAGTGCTCAG CATGCCCTGCGACTTGCTGCTTTTGGTCAGCTTCACAAAGTCCTTGGTATGGACCCTCTCCCTTCTAAGATGCCCAAGAAACCAAAGAACGAAAACCCAGTTGATTATACTA tccAGATCCCTCCTAGTACCACTTATGCCATTACCCCAATGAAACGTCCCATGGAGgaggatggagaagaaaaatctcctagcaagaagaaaaaaaagattcaaaaaaaaG AGGAAAAGACAGAACCCCCACAAGCTATGAATGCACTGATGAGACTGAATCAGCTGAAACCTGGGCTACAGTATAAACTGGTCTCCCAAACTGGCCCAGTCCATGCTCCTATTTTTACTATGTCTGTTGAAGTGGATGGAAGTTCATTTGAGGCTTCTGGACCATCCAAAAAGACTGCCAAGTTGCATGTGGCTGTAAAG GTGTTACAGGACATGGGTTTGCCTACAGGAGCAGAAGGTAAAGAATCAAATAAAGGGGAGGATTCTGCTGAGGAAACAGAGCAGAAACCTGTGGTTGTTGCTCCTCCACCTGTAGTGGAAACTGTTGCTACTCCCAGCGctgcttttccttctccagaccaGACGTCAGAG aaTGTAAAACAACAGGGTCCAATTTTGACCAAACACGGCAAGAATCCAGTCATGGAATTGAATGAGAAGAGGCGTGGCCTTAAGTATGAGCTTATCTCTGAGACTGGAGGAAGTCATGATAAACGCTTTGTCATGGAG GTTGAAGTGGATGGGCAAAAGTTTCAAGGAGCTGGTTCAAATAAAAAGGTTGCAAAGGCATTTGCTGCTCTCACTGCATTAGAAAAGTTGTTCCCTGATGCTCCTGTTGCCTTGGAGCCCAATAAAAAGAAGAGAGCACCAGTACCTGTGAGAGGAGGACCGAAGTTTGCTGCAAAG CAGCACAACCCAGGCTTTGGAATGGGAGGCCCTATGCACAATGAggttcctcctcccccaaatatTCGTGGTCGAGGTAGAGGTGGGAACATCCGAGGTCGGGGTAGAGGCCGAGGTGGATTTGGTGGTGCCAACCATGGTGGCTACATGAATGCTG GAGCTGGCTATGGAAGCTATGGCTACGGTGGCAATTCTGCAACAGCAGGATATA GTGACTTTTTCACAGACTGCTACGGCTATCATGATTTTGGGTCTTCCTAG
- the ILF3 gene encoding interleukin enhancer-binding factor 3 isoform X1: MRPMRIFVNDDRHVMAKHSAVYPTQEELEAVQNMVSHTERALKAVSDWIDEQEKVSGEQPEPEAMDVVAEEENKEGGEQKTEHLTRTLRGVMRVGLVAKGLLLKGDLDLELVLLCKEKPTTALLDKVADNLGVQLAAITEDKYEIIQSIGEAAIVIKNTKEPPLSLTIHLTSPVVREEMEKLLAGETLSVNDPPDVLDRQKCLAALASLRHAKWFQARANGLKSCVIVIRVLRDLCTRVPTWAPLRGWPLELLCEKSIGTANRPMGAGEALRRVLECLASGIVMPDGSGIYDPCEKEATDAIGHLDRQQREDITQSAQHALRLAAFGQLHKVLGMDPLPSKMPKKPKNENPVDYTIQIPPSTTYAITPMKRPMEEDGEEKSPSKKKKKIQKKEEKTEPPQAMNALMRLNQLKPGLQYKLVSQTGPVHAPIFTMSVEVDGSSFEASGPSKKTAKLHVAVKVLQDMGLPTGAEGKESNKGEDSAEETEQKPVVVAPPPVVETVATPSAAFPSPDQTSENVKQQGPILTKHGKNPVMELNEKRRGLKYELISETGGSHDKRFVMEVEVDGQKFQGAGSNKKVAKAFAALTALEKLFPDAPVALEPNKKKRAPVPVRGGPKFAAKQHNPGFGMGGPMHNEVPPPPNIRGRGRGGNIRGRGRGRGGFGGANHGGYMNAGAGYGSYGYGGNSATAGYSQFYSNGGHSGNAGGGGGGGGGGSSGYGSYYQGDNYNSPVPPKHGGKKQQHGGQQKPSYGSGYQSHQGQQQSSYSQNQYSNYGPPQGKQKGYNHGQGNYSSYSNSYNSPGGGGGSDYNYESKFNYSGSGGRGGGGNSYGSGGSSYNTGSHGGYGGSSGGGSSYQGKQGGYSSQSNYNSPGSGQNYSGPPSSYQSSQGGYGRNDHSMNYQYR; encoded by the exons ATG CGGCCGATGCGTATTTTTGTGAATGATGACCGCCATGTGATGGCAAAGCACTCTGCTGTTTATCCAACTCAGGAAGAATTGGAAGCTGTTCAGAACATGGTATCCCATACAGAACGAGCACTTAAAGCTGTGTCTGATTGGATTGATGAACAGGAAAAAGTCAGTGGAGAGCAGCCTGAACCTGAGGCTATGGATGTGGtagctgaagaagaaaacaaggaaggggG GGAACAGAAGACTGAGCACTTAACCAGGACTCTGCGAGGAGTGATGCGGGTTGGCTTGGTAGCAAAGGGTCTCCTGCTCAAGGGGGATTTGGATCTGGAATTAGTCCTTTTGTGTAAGGAGAAACCCACAACTGCCCTTTTGGACAAAGTGGCGGACAACTTGGGAGTCCAGCTTGCT GCTATTACagaagacaaatatgaaataatccaatccattggtgaagcagcaattgtaataaaaaatacaaaagaacctCCATTGTCCTTGACCATTCATTTGACATCACCTGTTGtcagggaagaaatggaaaaactttTAGCTGGAG AAACGCTATCAGTCAACGACCCCCCGGACGTTCTGGACAGGCAGAAATGCCTTGCTGCCTTGGCGTCACTCCGACACGCCAAGTGGTTCCAG GCCAGAGCTAATGGGCTGAAGTCGTGTGTCATAGTCATCAGGGTTCTGAGAGACCTATGCACCCGTGTTCCTACTTGGGCTCCCCTTAGAGGATGG CCCCTGGAGCTTCTCTGTGAGAAGTCAATTGGAACAGCAAATCGACCAATGGGAGCTGGCGAGGCCCTCAGAAGAGTGTTGGAGTGCCTGGCATCTGGAATCGTTATGCCAG ATGGTTCTGGCATTTATGACCCTTGTGAAAAAGAAGCCACTGATGCTATTGGGCATCTAGACAGACAGCAACGGGAAGATATCACACAGAGTGCTCAG CATGCCCTGCGACTTGCTGCTTTTGGTCAGCTTCACAAAGTCCTTGGTATGGACCCTCTCCCTTCTAAGATGCCCAAGAAACCAAAGAACGAAAACCCAGTTGATTATACTA tccAGATCCCTCCTAGTACCACTTATGCCATTACCCCAATGAAACGTCCCATGGAGgaggatggagaagaaaaatctcctagcaagaagaaaaaaaagattcaaaaaaaaG AGGAAAAGACAGAACCCCCACAAGCTATGAATGCACTGATGAGACTGAATCAGCTGAAACCTGGGCTACAGTATAAACTGGTCTCCCAAACTGGCCCAGTCCATGCTCCTATTTTTACTATGTCTGTTGAAGTGGATGGAAGTTCATTTGAGGCTTCTGGACCATCCAAAAAGACTGCCAAGTTGCATGTGGCTGTAAAG GTGTTACAGGACATGGGTTTGCCTACAGGAGCAGAAGGTAAAGAATCAAATAAAGGGGAGGATTCTGCTGAGGAAACAGAGCAGAAACCTGTGGTTGTTGCTCCTCCACCTGTAGTGGAAACTGTTGCTACTCCCAGCGctgcttttccttctccagaccaGACGTCAGAG aaTGTAAAACAACAGGGTCCAATTTTGACCAAACACGGCAAGAATCCAGTCATGGAATTGAATGAGAAGAGGCGTGGCCTTAAGTATGAGCTTATCTCTGAGACTGGAGGAAGTCATGATAAACGCTTTGTCATGGAG GTTGAAGTGGATGGGCAAAAGTTTCAAGGAGCTGGTTCAAATAAAAAGGTTGCAAAGGCATTTGCTGCTCTCACTGCATTAGAAAAGTTGTTCCCTGATGCTCCTGTTGCCTTGGAGCCCAATAAAAAGAAGAGAGCACCAGTACCTGTGAGAGGAGGACCGAAGTTTGCTGCAAAG CAGCACAACCCAGGCTTTGGAATGGGAGGCCCTATGCACAATGAggttcctcctcccccaaatatTCGTGGTCGAGGTAGAGGTGGGAACATCCGAGGTCGGGGTAGAGGCCGAGGTGGATTTGGTGGTGCCAACCATGGTGGCTACATGAATGCTG GAGCTGGCTATGGAAGCTATGGCTACGGTGGCAATTCTGCAACAGCAGGATATA GTCAGTTCTACAGCAACGGTGGGCATTCTGGGAATGCTGGTGGAGGCGGGGGTGGCGGTGGAGGCGGCTCTTCTGGCTATGGATCCTACTACCAAGGCGACAACTACAATTCACCAGTACCCCCAAAGCACGGCGGGAAGAAGCAGCAGCATGGGGGCCAGCAGAAGCCTTCTTACGGTTCTGGGTACCAATCACACCAAGGCCAACAACAGTCATCATACAGCCAAAACCAGTACAGCAATTATGGCCCACCCCAAGGCAAACAAAAGGGCTATAATCATGGACAAGGCAACTATTCCTCCTATTCAAATTCCTACAACTCCCCAGGTGGTGGAGGTGGATCAGACTATAACTACGAGAGCAAATTCA ATTACAGTGGCAGCGGGGGCCGAGGTGGTGGTGGGAACAGCTACGGGTCAGGTGGATCGTCCTATAACACAGGGTCACATGGCGGCTATGGAGGCAGCTCTGGTGGTGGCTCCTCCTACCAAGGCAAACAAG GTGGCTACTCTTCACAGTCCAATTACAATTCCCCAGGCTCAGGCCAGAATTACAGTGGGCCTCCCAGTTCCTACCAGTCTTCGCAAGGTGGCTATGGCAGAAATGATCACAGCATGAATTACCAGTACAGATAA
- the ILF3 gene encoding interleukin enhancer-binding factor 3 isoform X2 → MRPMRIFVNDDRHVMAKHSAVYPTQEELEAVQNMVSHTERALKAVSDWIDEQEKVSGEQPEPEAMDVVAEEENKEGGEQKTEHLTRTLRGVMRVGLVAKGLLLKGDLDLELVLLCKEKPTTALLDKVADNLGVQLAAITEDKYEIIQSIGEAAIVIKNTKEPPLSLTIHLTSPVVREEMEKLLAGETLSVNDPPDVLDRQKCLAALASLRHAKWFQARANGLKSCVIVIRVLRDLCTRVPTWAPLRGWPLELLCEKSIGTANRPMGAGEALRRVLECLASGIVMPDGSGIYDPCEKEATDAIGHLDRQQREDITQSAQHALRLAAFGQLHKVLGMDPLPSKMPKKPKNENPVDYTIQIPPSTTYAITPMKRPMEEDGEEKSPSKKKKKIQKKEEKTEPPQAMNALMRLNQLKPGLQYKLVSQTGPVHAPIFTMSVEVDGSSFEASGPSKKTAKLHVAVKVLQDMGLPTGAEGKESNKGEDSAEETEQKPVVVAPPPVVETVATPSAAFPSPDQTSENVKQQGPILTKHGKNPVMELNEKRRGLKYELISETGGSHDKRFVMEVEVDGQKFQGAGSNKKVAKAFAALTALEKLFPDAPVALEPNKKKRAPVPVRGGPKFAAKHNPGFGMGGPMHNEVPPPPNIRGRGRGGNIRGRGRGRGGFGGANHGGYMNAGAGYGSYGYGGNSATAGYSQFYSNGGHSGNAGGGGGGGGGGSSGYGSYYQGDNYNSPVPPKHGGKKQQHGGQQKPSYGSGYQSHQGQQQSSYSQNQYSNYGPPQGKQKGYNHGQGNYSSYSNSYNSPGGGGGSDYNYESKFNYSGSGGRGGGGNSYGSGGSSYNTGSHGGYGGSSGGGSSYQGKQGGYSSQSNYNSPGSGQNYSGPPSSYQSSQGGYGRNDHSMNYQYR, encoded by the exons ATG CGGCCGATGCGTATTTTTGTGAATGATGACCGCCATGTGATGGCAAAGCACTCTGCTGTTTATCCAACTCAGGAAGAATTGGAAGCTGTTCAGAACATGGTATCCCATACAGAACGAGCACTTAAAGCTGTGTCTGATTGGATTGATGAACAGGAAAAAGTCAGTGGAGAGCAGCCTGAACCTGAGGCTATGGATGTGGtagctgaagaagaaaacaaggaaggggG GGAACAGAAGACTGAGCACTTAACCAGGACTCTGCGAGGAGTGATGCGGGTTGGCTTGGTAGCAAAGGGTCTCCTGCTCAAGGGGGATTTGGATCTGGAATTAGTCCTTTTGTGTAAGGAGAAACCCACAACTGCCCTTTTGGACAAAGTGGCGGACAACTTGGGAGTCCAGCTTGCT GCTATTACagaagacaaatatgaaataatccaatccattggtgaagcagcaattgtaataaaaaatacaaaagaacctCCATTGTCCTTGACCATTCATTTGACATCACCTGTTGtcagggaagaaatggaaaaactttTAGCTGGAG AAACGCTATCAGTCAACGACCCCCCGGACGTTCTGGACAGGCAGAAATGCCTTGCTGCCTTGGCGTCACTCCGACACGCCAAGTGGTTCCAG GCCAGAGCTAATGGGCTGAAGTCGTGTGTCATAGTCATCAGGGTTCTGAGAGACCTATGCACCCGTGTTCCTACTTGGGCTCCCCTTAGAGGATGG CCCCTGGAGCTTCTCTGTGAGAAGTCAATTGGAACAGCAAATCGACCAATGGGAGCTGGCGAGGCCCTCAGAAGAGTGTTGGAGTGCCTGGCATCTGGAATCGTTATGCCAG ATGGTTCTGGCATTTATGACCCTTGTGAAAAAGAAGCCACTGATGCTATTGGGCATCTAGACAGACAGCAACGGGAAGATATCACACAGAGTGCTCAG CATGCCCTGCGACTTGCTGCTTTTGGTCAGCTTCACAAAGTCCTTGGTATGGACCCTCTCCCTTCTAAGATGCCCAAGAAACCAAAGAACGAAAACCCAGTTGATTATACTA tccAGATCCCTCCTAGTACCACTTATGCCATTACCCCAATGAAACGTCCCATGGAGgaggatggagaagaaaaatctcctagcaagaagaaaaaaaagattcaaaaaaaaG AGGAAAAGACAGAACCCCCACAAGCTATGAATGCACTGATGAGACTGAATCAGCTGAAACCTGGGCTACAGTATAAACTGGTCTCCCAAACTGGCCCAGTCCATGCTCCTATTTTTACTATGTCTGTTGAAGTGGATGGAAGTTCATTTGAGGCTTCTGGACCATCCAAAAAGACTGCCAAGTTGCATGTGGCTGTAAAG GTGTTACAGGACATGGGTTTGCCTACAGGAGCAGAAGGTAAAGAATCAAATAAAGGGGAGGATTCTGCTGAGGAAACAGAGCAGAAACCTGTGGTTGTTGCTCCTCCACCTGTAGTGGAAACTGTTGCTACTCCCAGCGctgcttttccttctccagaccaGACGTCAGAG aaTGTAAAACAACAGGGTCCAATTTTGACCAAACACGGCAAGAATCCAGTCATGGAATTGAATGAGAAGAGGCGTGGCCTTAAGTATGAGCTTATCTCTGAGACTGGAGGAAGTCATGATAAACGCTTTGTCATGGAG GTTGAAGTGGATGGGCAAAAGTTTCAAGGAGCTGGTTCAAATAAAAAGGTTGCAAAGGCATTTGCTGCTCTCACTGCATTAGAAAAGTTGTTCCCTGATGCTCCTGTTGCCTTGGAGCCCAATAAAAAGAAGAGAGCACCAGTACCTGTGAGAGGAGGACCGAAGTTTGCTGCAAAG CACAACCCAGGCTTTGGAATGGGAGGCCCTATGCACAATGAggttcctcctcccccaaatatTCGTGGTCGAGGTAGAGGTGGGAACATCCGAGGTCGGGGTAGAGGCCGAGGTGGATTTGGTGGTGCCAACCATGGTGGCTACATGAATGCTG GAGCTGGCTATGGAAGCTATGGCTACGGTGGCAATTCTGCAACAGCAGGATATA GTCAGTTCTACAGCAACGGTGGGCATTCTGGGAATGCTGGTGGAGGCGGGGGTGGCGGTGGAGGCGGCTCTTCTGGCTATGGATCCTACTACCAAGGCGACAACTACAATTCACCAGTACCCCCAAAGCACGGCGGGAAGAAGCAGCAGCATGGGGGCCAGCAGAAGCCTTCTTACGGTTCTGGGTACCAATCACACCAAGGCCAACAACAGTCATCATACAGCCAAAACCAGTACAGCAATTATGGCCCACCCCAAGGCAAACAAAAGGGCTATAATCATGGACAAGGCAACTATTCCTCCTATTCAAATTCCTACAACTCCCCAGGTGGTGGAGGTGGATCAGACTATAACTACGAGAGCAAATTCA ATTACAGTGGCAGCGGGGGCCGAGGTGGTGGTGGGAACAGCTACGGGTCAGGTGGATCGTCCTATAACACAGGGTCACATGGCGGCTATGGAGGCAGCTCTGGTGGTGGCTCCTCCTACCAAGGCAAACAAG GTGGCTACTCTTCACAGTCCAATTACAATTCCCCAGGCTCAGGCCAGAATTACAGTGGGCCTCCCAGTTCCTACCAGTCTTCGCAAGGTGGCTATGGCAGAAATGATCACAGCATGAATTACCAGTACAGATAA